One segment of Vagococcus martis DNA contains the following:
- a CDS encoding PRD domain-containing protein, which produces MNYIKKINNNVALSKDDKGNEFIIFGKGIGFGYKAGDKIDETVIEKVFVSQDEENDSRLIDVFTDIEPKIIAVTNQIIELAEQELSISFSTNNFIGLADHLNHAITRAKNHDTYDDFLSLEIEQFYSQEYAVAKQAIKLIDEKLDISLPSSEEIYLTYHFFYANSSLERMDQVAGITHLIQRVLTIVRYHFQSDIDTDTISYSRFITHLRYFILRHMTDEKAKDILPIEMFSMVKTKYPESYACVSKISQFLYEEKKWRLSYDEELYLTIHIERIRNINH; this is translated from the coding sequence ATGAACTATATTAAAAAAATTAACAACAATGTTGCTCTGTCAAAAGACGACAAAGGAAATGAATTTATTATTTTTGGCAAAGGCATAGGTTTTGGATACAAGGCTGGAGATAAAATTGACGAAACGGTTATTGAAAAAGTCTTTGTTTCTCAAGACGAAGAAAATGATTCACGTTTGATTGATGTATTTACAGATATTGAACCTAAAATAATAGCCGTCACAAATCAAATCATTGAATTAGCTGAACAAGAGTTATCTATTTCATTTTCAACCAATAATTTTATTGGGTTAGCGGACCACTTAAATCATGCGATTACTCGAGCAAAAAATCATGACACATATGATGATTTTTTAAGCCTTGAAATCGAGCAGTTTTACTCTCAAGAGTATGCTGTAGCAAAACAAGCGATTAAGCTAATTGATGAAAAGCTTGACATTTCACTACCATCCTCTGAGGAAATTTATTTAACTTACCACTTTTTCTATGCAAATAGTAGCTTAGAGAGAATGGATCAAGTTGCTGGAATAACTCATTTGATACAACGAGTGTTGACGATTGTCAGGTATCATTTTCAATCAGACATTGATACAGATACAATCAGTTACTCACGCTTTATCACACATCTTCGTTACTTCATTCTAAGGCATATGACAGATGAAAAGGCGAAAGATATACTACCGATTGAGATGTTTTCAATGGTTAAAACGAAATATCCAGAGTCGTATGCATGTGTATCAAAAATTAGCCAGTTTTTATATGAAGAAAAGAAATGGCGATTAAGTTACGATGAAGAATTATATCTAACGATACACATTGAACGAATTAGAAATATAAATCATTAA
- the allC gene encoding allantoate deiminase produces the protein MDELQQQVEENILWLSSIGGTKSGGITRLLYDDQWITAQNNLKEHFEKIGLEATYDEVGNLFGRLEGSKYPDETIMSGSHIDTVVEGGKLDGQFGVIAAYLALDYLKNNYGQPLRSLEVISLAEEEGSRFPYAFWGSKNVWGLAKKEDVLDAKDIDGVSFSEAMNKAGFDFKQSTDRRTDIKSFVELHIEQGNVLETLEKSVGVVTDIVGQKRYTVTLTGEANHAGTTPMNYRRDAVYGYSQIVSQTIDYAKTLGDPLVVTFGEMEITPNTVNVVPGKVSFTIDCRHTNGQLLELFTKDMENIMRKVAKENDLTINISLWMEEKPVPMNESLVEVIKRACSEAALDYHIMHSGAGHDSQIFASFVPTAMIFVPSIKGISHNPAEDTTICDLTKGVRALIATLYKLAYEE, from the coding sequence ATGGATGAACTGCAACAACAAGTAGAAGAAAACATATTGTGGTTGTCTAGTATAGGTGGGACAAAGTCAGGTGGTATCACTAGACTTTTGTATGATGATCAATGGATAACAGCGCAAAATAATTTAAAAGAGCATTTTGAAAAGATAGGGCTTGAGGCTACTTATGATGAAGTAGGAAATTTATTTGGTAGATTAGAAGGTAGTAAATATCCCGATGAAACCATCATGTCAGGTTCGCATATAGATACAGTAGTTGAAGGTGGAAAATTAGATGGGCAATTTGGGGTAATTGCGGCATATTTAGCACTAGACTATTTGAAAAATAATTACGGACAACCACTGCGTAGTCTAGAAGTGATATCACTCGCAGAAGAAGAGGGAAGTCGATTTCCTTATGCTTTTTGGGGAAGTAAAAATGTTTGGGGTCTAGCCAAAAAAGAAGATGTTTTAGATGCAAAAGATATTGACGGCGTATCTTTTTCTGAAGCTATGAATAAAGCAGGATTTGATTTTAAACAATCAACTGATCGTCGCACAGATATTAAATCGTTTGTTGAATTACATATCGAACAAGGGAATGTTTTAGAGACATTAGAAAAATCGGTGGGTGTTGTCACAGATATCGTTGGACAAAAGCGTTACACGGTGACATTAACAGGTGAAGCCAATCATGCTGGAACCACACCAATGAATTATAGAAGAGATGCTGTTTATGGCTATAGTCAGATAGTCAGTCAAACAATCGACTATGCTAAAACACTTGGTGATCCTTTGGTTGTAACGTTTGGTGAAATGGAAATAACACCTAATACTGTAAATGTTGTTCCGGGAAAAGTATCTTTTACGATAGATTGTCGTCACACGAATGGGCAATTATTAGAGTTATTTACAAAAGATATGGAAAACATAATGAGAAAAGTAGCCAAAGAAAATGACTTAACCATTAATATTTCTCTGTGGATGGAAGAAAAACCAGTTCCGATGAATGAGTCTCTTGTAGAAGTCATTAAAAGAGCTTGTTCAGAAGCAGCATTGGATTATCATATTATGCACAGTGGAGCAGGACATGATTCTCAAATATTTGCCTCTTTTGTCCCGACAGCCATGATTTTTGTCCCTAGCATAAAAGGAATAAGTCATAATCCAGCTGAAGATACGACTATATGTGATTTAACAAAAGGTGTGAGAGCGTTAATAGCGACGTTATACAAGTTAGCATATGAAGAGTAA
- a CDS encoding cupin domain-containing protein, with product MSKSNIEERLFKIDEIASFDSSEGKKTFFYETEKTAGALWCLEPGQSVFKHSHTTSDDLWICIQGKGTFYPGYGEAINIEPGDMIISRPGEQHGMENTGNERFIFVGVAGPHPMDLIVHED from the coding sequence ATGTCAAAGTCAAATATTGAAGAAAGATTATTTAAAATAGATGAAATTGCCAGTTTTGATTCATCTGAAGGCAAAAAAACTTTCTTTTATGAGACAGAAAAAACAGCAGGAGCCTTATGGTGTTTAGAGCCAGGACAATCTGTTTTTAAACATTCTCATACTACATCAGATGATTTATGGATTTGTATCCAAGGTAAAGGAACTTTTTATCCAGGATACGGTGAAGCGATAAACATTGAGCCAGGTGATATGATCATTTCACGACCCGGAGAACAACATGGAATGGAAAATACAGGGAATGAGCGATTTATTTTTGTTGGAGTAGCAGGCCCACATCCAATGGATTTAATCGTTCACGAAGACTAA
- a CDS encoding glycerate kinase family protein, protein MKVLIAMDSFKGSVSSLEAGKAVSQGLSKSGLSSHTEIVPVADGGEGTVEAFLYKTDGKTMIKKVTGPLGKEVYVKYGIYKETAYIEVAETSGITLVNKEELDPFKATTYGLGELIESLMNSGYRRFIIGLGGSATNDAGIGMLRALGYRFMTENGSFIDENICELSNLTKIDDSKVSNQLKECQFIIASDVNNPLVGKNGATAVFGPQKGLKKSDVNTLDKLIEKFGVMSSSYLNNDFMMTAGAGAAGGLGFAFMSYLNAELFSGFDLLAKEKNIINKVKKADMVITGEGRLDAQSVMGKVPSALAELTKQSNKPLLAICGSVSDDAGQCNEHGIDAFFPIIRQIADEETILSKSNTLVSLEQAAEQLGRFYQAIKNK, encoded by the coding sequence TAAGCAAATCAGGACTATCTTCTCATACGGAGATAGTTCCTGTGGCTGATGGTGGCGAAGGGACAGTTGAAGCTTTTTTATACAAAACAGACGGAAAAACAATGATAAAAAAGGTAACAGGACCTTTGGGAAAAGAAGTTTATGTTAAATATGGTATTTACAAAGAGACAGCTTATATTGAAGTCGCCGAAACGTCTGGTATTACTCTCGTAAACAAAGAAGAGTTAGATCCTTTTAAGGCAACAACATATGGCTTAGGTGAATTAATTGAGAGTTTAATGAATAGTGGTTATAGACGTTTTATTATTGGTTTGGGTGGAAGTGCGACAAACGACGCAGGTATCGGGATGTTAAGAGCTTTGGGTTATCGTTTTATGACAGAAAATGGTTCGTTTATAGATGAAAACATTTGTGAATTAAGTAACTTAACGAAAATAGATGACTCAAAAGTATCCAATCAATTGAAAGAATGTCAGTTTATTATAGCGAGTGATGTTAACAATCCTTTAGTCGGAAAGAACGGAGCGACTGCCGTTTTTGGTCCACAAAAAGGATTAAAAAAATCAGATGTTAATACGTTAGATAAACTAATTGAAAAGTTTGGTGTGATGAGTAGCTCATACCTTAATAATGATTTTATGATGACAGCAGGAGCTGGTGCAGCAGGAGGACTAGGATTTGCCTTCATGTCATATTTAAATGCGGAGCTATTTTCGGGATTTGATTTATTAGCTAAAGAAAAAAACATTATAAATAAAGTGAAAAAAGCTGATATGGTCATTACAGGTGAAGGAAGACTTGATGCTCAGTCTGTCATGGGAAAAGTACCATCAGCTCTAGCTGAGTTAACTAAACAATCAAATAAACCATTGCTTGCAATTTGTGGGAGTGTTTCAGATGATGCGGGACAGTGTAATGAACATGGAATAGATGCTTTTTTTCCTATTATTCGACAAATAGCAGATGAAGAAACGATTTTGAGTAAATCAAATACATTGGTTAGTTTAGAACAAGCAGCTGAACAATTAGGCCGATTTTATCAAGCAATAAAAAATAAGTAA